A part of Thermus oshimai DSM 12092 genomic DNA contains:
- a CDS encoding quinone-dependent dihydroorotate dehydrogenase encodes MHRALFLLEPETAHELTLEALRLWSGCGPLLEVPARLLRVEDPRLRVEALGLSFPNPLGLAAGMDKDARALGAWWALGFGFAEVGTLTPRPQGGNPRPRLFRLPEDGALINRMGFNNEGALRAAERLKAFRARGLPLPVGVNLGKNWDTPLERAAEDYLEALRILEAHGDYFVLNVSSPNTPGLRTLQEGPFLDELLSRLRPATEKPLLLKVAPDLSPEALDSVLELALKHRLQGLVAVNTTLGREGLKSPLAREAGGLSGRPLKGRALEVLRHLAQGGKGLTLVSVGGVETPEDLWARLRAGARLVQAYTGFVYGGPLFPRRMLKGLLRILEAEGVARLQDLFTP; translated from the coding sequence ATGCACCGCGCCCTCTTCCTCCTGGAGCCGGAAACCGCCCACGAGCTTACCCTGGAGGCCTTGCGCCTCTGGTCGGGGTGCGGGCCCCTCCTGGAGGTGCCGGCCCGTTTGCTCCGGGTGGAGGACCCGCGCCTTAGGGTGGAGGCCTTGGGGCTTTCCTTCCCCAACCCCTTGGGCCTCGCCGCGGGGATGGACAAGGACGCCCGGGCCCTGGGGGCCTGGTGGGCCTTGGGCTTCGGCTTCGCCGAGGTGGGGACCCTCACCCCAAGGCCCCAAGGGGGAAACCCGAGGCCGAGGCTTTTCCGCCTCCCCGAGGACGGGGCCCTCATCAACCGCATGGGCTTCAACAACGAGGGGGCCTTAAGGGCGGCGGAGCGCCTAAAGGCCTTCCGGGCCCGGGGGCTTCCTTTGCCGGTGGGGGTGAACCTGGGCAAGAACTGGGACACCCCTTTGGAGCGGGCGGCGGAGGACTACCTGGAGGCCCTGAGGATCCTCGAGGCCCACGGGGACTACTTCGTCCTGAACGTGAGCTCCCCCAACACCCCCGGGCTTCGCACCCTCCAGGAGGGGCCTTTTCTGGACGAGCTCCTTTCCCGCCTCCGCCCGGCCACGGAAAAGCCCCTCCTTCTGAAAGTGGCCCCGGACCTCTCTCCGGAGGCCCTGGACAGCGTCTTGGAGCTCGCCCTCAAGCACCGCCTCCAGGGCCTGGTGGCGGTGAACACCACCCTGGGCCGGGAAGGGCTCAAAAGCCCCCTCGCCCGGGAGGCCGGGGGGCTTTCCGGCCGCCCCTTGAAGGGGAGGGCCTTGGAGGTCCTCCGCCACCTGGCCCAAGGGGGAAAGGGCCTCACCCTGGTCTCCGTGGGGGGGGTGGAGACCCCGGAGGACCTCTGGGCGAGGCTTAGGGCGGGGGCTCGGCTGGTCCAGGCCTACACCGGCTTCGTCTACGGGGGGCCTCTTTTCCCGAGGAGGATGCTGAAGGGGCTTTTGCGGATTCTGGAGGCCGAGGGGGTGGCCCGGCTTCAGGACCTCTTCACACCGTAA
- a CDS encoding Uma2 family endonuclease — protein MLETLLKADELGLRLEWVGGLPLWEAHPTYRHQKAVDRIRQSIRKEEGACGCVHVANVYVRFPDGSYKRPDIALFCREPEELDEAITLLPEAVVEVVSRGYEAKDLEIAPRFYLSQGVKDVVVFDPHTLLVLHLRQDRAERLVSPVEIPLLCGCTLTV, from the coding sequence GTGCTGGAAACCCTCCTCAAGGCGGACGAGCTCGGCCTAAGGCTGGAGTGGGTGGGCGGGCTTCCCCTGTGGGAGGCCCACCCCACCTACCGCCACCAGAAGGCCGTGGACCGCATCCGGCAGAGCATCCGCAAGGAGGAGGGGGCCTGCGGGTGCGTCCACGTGGCCAACGTCTACGTGCGCTTTCCCGACGGGTCCTATAAGAGGCCCGACATCGCCCTCTTCTGCCGGGAGCCCGAGGAGCTGGACGAGGCCATCACCCTCCTCCCCGAGGCGGTGGTGGAGGTGGTGAGCCGGGGCTACGAGGCTAAGGACCTGGAGATCGCCCCCCGCTTTTACCTCTCCCAAGGGGTGAAGGACGTGGTGGTCTTCGACCCCCACACCCTCCTCGTCCTCCACCTGCGCCAAGACCGGGCGGAACGGCTCGTCTCCCCGGTGGAGATCCCCCTCCTTTGCGGGTGCACCCTTACGGTGTGA
- a CDS encoding dihydroorotase, with translation MLLIKNVLLVDAQGQRGPADVLIGEGRILSLEGGEAREVIDGTELLLAPGFLDLHAHLREPGQEVKEDLFTGLLAAARGGYTDVVSMPNTAPPVDQPETVRALREKAEGLGLARLHPAAALTQGQEGKALAPLGLLKAAGAILFTDDGRTNEDAGTLALGLLQAGALGVPVAVHAEDASLRRGGVMNDGPLADALGLPGNPPEAEAARIARDLEVLRYALRRAQGGTPRLHVQHLSTERGLGLLREAKRLGLPVTAEATPHHLTLTEEALRGLDPLFKVAPPLRTEADREALLEGLLDGTVDAIATDHAPHTLAEKEMDLLRAPFGIPSLEVAFPLLYTELHLKRGFPLPRLIELFTDGPRRVLGLPPLHLEVGAEASLVLLSPKARPVDPSRFASKARYSPWAGQSLSGWPVLTLVAGRAVHRAVG, from the coding sequence ATGCTGCTGATCAAGAACGTCCTTTTGGTGGACGCCCAGGGCCAACGGGGCCCCGCGGACGTCCTCATCGGCGAGGGCCGGATCCTCTCCCTGGAAGGGGGGGAGGCCCGGGAGGTCATAGACGGCACGGAGCTCCTCCTGGCCCCTGGGTTTTTGGACCTCCACGCCCACCTGCGCGAGCCCGGGCAGGAGGTGAAGGAGGACCTCTTCACGGGGCTTCTCGCCGCGGCCCGGGGCGGGTATACGGACGTGGTCTCCATGCCCAACACCGCGCCCCCCGTGGACCAGCCGGAGACGGTGAGGGCCCTACGGGAAAAGGCCGAGGGCCTGGGCCTCGCCCGCCTCCACCCCGCCGCGGCCCTCACCCAAGGGCAGGAGGGGAAGGCCCTCGCCCCCTTGGGCCTCCTTAAGGCAGCTGGGGCCATCCTCTTCACGGACGACGGGCGGACCAACGAGGACGCCGGGACCCTGGCCCTAGGCCTCCTCCAGGCCGGGGCCTTAGGGGTCCCCGTGGCCGTGCACGCGGAGGACGCCTCCTTGAGGCGGGGCGGGGTCATGAACGACGGGCCCCTTGCGGACGCCCTGGGCCTCCCTGGGAACCCCCCGGAGGCCGAGGCGGCCCGCATCGCCCGCGACCTCGAGGTCCTCCGCTACGCCCTAAGGCGGGCCCAGGGGGGCACCCCCCGCCTTCACGTCCAGCACCTCTCCACGGAAAGGGGCCTGGGGCTCCTCCGGGAGGCCAAGCGGTTGGGCCTCCCCGTGACCGCGGAGGCCACCCCCCACCACCTCACCCTCACGGAGGAGGCCCTAAGGGGCCTGGACCCCCTCTTCAAGGTGGCCCCGCCCCTCCGGACGGAGGCCGACCGGGAGGCCCTCCTGGAAGGACTTCTGGACGGAACGGTAGACGCCATCGCCACCGACCACGCCCCCCACACCCTGGCAGAGAAGGAGATGGACCTCCTAAGGGCCCCCTTCGGGATCCCGAGCCTAGAGGTGGCCTTCCCCCTCCTCTACACCGAGCTCCACCTCAAGCGGGGCTTCCCCCTCCCGAGGCTTATAGAGCTCTTCACCGACGGGCCCAGGCGGGTCCTGGGGCTTCCCCCCCTCCACCTGGAGGTAGGGGCGGAGGCGAGCCTGGTGCTCTTAAGCCCCAAGGCGCGCCCCGTGGACCCAAGCCGCTTCGCCTCCAAGGCCCGCTACTCCCCTTGGGCAGGCCAGAGCCTTTCGGGCTGGCCGGTGCTCACCCTGGTGGCGGGGCGGGCCGTGCACCGGGCGGTAGGATAA
- a CDS encoding PIN domain-containing protein, whose translation MSSSSKNGASGFFADTSALLYLVADHPGEPFAWVKEILESAPLAACDLFYPEAIAALRARKDQQRLTQKGFLQALRGLEDLWSSLYLVESVPALMRAAGLLAQRHPLKGADAVHLAAALAFARRGPFPIRFFTLDRAQYRVAKGFLEVYPIPEFEENP comes from the coding sequence ATGAGCTCCTCATCCAAGAACGGCGCTAGCGGCTTTTTCGCCGACACCAGCGCCCTCCTCTACCTGGTGGCCGACCATCCGGGAGAGCCCTTTGCTTGGGTGAAGGAGATTCTGGAAAGCGCACCCTTGGCCGCCTGCGACCTCTTCTACCCCGAGGCCATCGCAGCCCTTAGGGCGCGCAAAGACCAACAACGGCTCACCCAAAAAGGGTTTCTCCAGGCGCTTCGGGGGCTAGAGGACCTCTGGTCCAGCCTCTACTTGGTGGAAAGCGTCCCCGCCCTCATGCGGGCCGCAGGCCTTCTTGCCCAGCGCCATCCCCTCAAAGGGGCCGATGCCGTTCACCTGGCGGCGGCCCTGGCCTTTGCCCGCCGAGGACCTTTCCCCATCCGCTTCTTCACCCTGGATCGGGCCCAGTACCGGGTGGCCAAGGGGTTCCTCGAGGTCTACCCTATTCCGGAGTTTGAGGAAAACCCATAG
- a CDS encoding aspartate carbamoyltransferase catalytic subunit, whose product MRHLLDFQGWTRGEVENLLDTAKVMREVLERPVKKVPALQGFTVATVFFEPSTRTRISFELAARRMSADVVSFTAATSSLQKGESYKDTLLTLEAMGVDAYILRADSAGVPHQATRWVKGAVVNAGDGRRAHPTQALLDAYTLLEALGGLEGKKIAIVGDILHSRVARSNAELLSLLGAEVWCAGPPSLLPQALPGARLTPRLDEALEEADAVMVLRLQKERMEAGLVQLEDYIAHYQVTEARLGRAKPQAPLLHPGPMNRDVELEGHLADSPRSLVQRQVQNGVAVRMAVLYHVLVGREG is encoded by the coding sequence ATGAGGCACCTCCTGGACTTCCAGGGCTGGACGAGGGGCGAGGTGGAAAACCTCCTGGACACCGCCAAGGTGATGCGGGAGGTTTTGGAGAGGCCCGTGAAGAAGGTCCCCGCCCTCCAGGGCTTCACCGTGGCCACGGTCTTCTTTGAGCCCTCCACCCGCACCCGCATCTCCTTTGAGCTGGCGGCCCGGCGCATGTCCGCGGACGTGGTCTCCTTCACCGCGGCCACGAGCTCCCTCCAGAAGGGGGAAAGCTACAAGGACACCCTCCTCACCCTCGAGGCCATGGGGGTGGACGCCTACATCCTCCGCGCGGACAGCGCCGGGGTCCCCCACCAGGCCACCCGCTGGGTGAAGGGGGCGGTGGTGAACGCCGGCGACGGCCGCCGGGCCCACCCCACCCAGGCCCTCCTGGACGCCTACACCCTTCTGGAGGCCTTAGGGGGCCTGGAGGGCAAGAAGATCGCCATCGTGGGGGACATCCTCCACTCCCGGGTGGCCCGCTCCAACGCGGAGCTTCTTAGCCTCTTGGGGGCCGAGGTGTGGTGCGCGGGGCCCCCAAGCCTCCTCCCCCAGGCCCTCCCCGGAGCCCGGCTCACCCCGCGTCTGGACGAGGCCTTGGAGGAAGCGGACGCGGTCATGGTCTTGAGGCTCCAAAAGGAGCGGATGGAGGCGGGGCTTGTCCAGCTGGAGGACTACATTGCCCACTACCAGGTGACGGAGGCCCGCCTAGGGAGGGCCAAGCCCCAGGCCCCCCTCCTCCACCCCGGCCCCATGAACCGGGACGTGGAGCTGGAGGGCCACCTGGCGGACTCCCCTAGAAGCCTGGTCCAGCGCCAGGTGCAAAACGGGGTGGCGGTGCGCATGGCCGTGCTCTACCACGTGCTGGTGGGGAGGGAGGGTTAA
- the pyrR gene encoding bifunctional pyr operon transcriptional regulator/uracil phosphoribosyltransferase PyrR — protein MRFKAELMSGEEMRRALYRIAHEIVEANKGVEGLVLVGIHTRGIPLAKRIADFIRSFEGKEVPVGMLDITLYRDDLTEIGLKPQVRETRIPFDLQGKAVVLVDDVLYTGRTARAALDALMDLGRPRRIYLAVLVDRGHRELPIRADFVGKNVPTSRAEVVKVKVAEVDGEDRVELWEREEA, from the coding sequence GTGCGCTTTAAAGCGGAGCTCATGAGCGGGGAGGAGATGCGGCGGGCCCTCTACCGCATCGCCCACGAGATCGTGGAGGCCAACAAGGGGGTGGAGGGGCTTGTCCTGGTGGGCATCCACACCCGGGGCATTCCCCTGGCGAAAAGGATCGCGGACTTCATCCGCTCCTTTGAGGGGAAGGAGGTGCCGGTGGGGATGCTGGACATCACCCTCTACCGGGACGACCTCACGGAGATCGGCCTCAAGCCCCAGGTGCGGGAAACCCGCATCCCCTTTGACCTTCAGGGGAAGGCCGTGGTCCTGGTGGACGACGTGCTCTACACCGGCCGCACCGCCCGGGCTGCCTTGGATGCCCTCATGGACCTGGGCCGCCCCCGGAGGATCTACCTTGCGGTGCTGGTGGACCGGGGGCACCGGGAGCTCCCCATCCGGGCGGACTTCGTGGGGAAGAACGTGCCCACCTCGAGGGCCGAGGTGGTGAAGGTCAAGGTGGCGGAGGTGGACGGGGAGGACCGGGTGGAGCTTTGGGAAAGGGAGGAGGCATGA
- a CDS encoding SPW repeat protein, which produces MRRWQDWANLVLGIWLILSPWILGYSATSAALWNALIVGVVVGLMAFLHLQNGPLWEEWVNVVLGVWLILSPWILGFSAQGNATWNAVVVGLLVGALALSVAREKPKAA; this is translated from the coding sequence ATGCGGCGCTGGCAGGACTGGGCCAACCTGGTCTTGGGGATTTGGCTCATCCTCTCCCCCTGGATCCTGGGGTACAGCGCCACCTCCGCCGCGCTCTGGAACGCCCTCATCGTGGGGGTGGTGGTGGGGCTTATGGCCTTCTTGCACCTCCAAAACGGCCCCCTCTGGGAGGAATGGGTGAACGTGGTCCTGGGGGTCTGGCTCATCCTCTCCCCCTGGATCCTGGGCTTTAGCGCCCAAGGGAACGCCACCTGGAACGCGGTGGTGGTGGGCCTCTTGGTGGGCGCCCTGGCCCTAAGCGTGGCCCGGGAGAAGCCCAAGGCGGCCTAA
- a CDS encoding sulfite exporter TauE/SafE family protein, with product MNFLVGFLGGAFGGLVGLGGGTVMIPLMVGVLKLSQHRAHGTSLVAVFFTGLVGALTYALQGSLSLKAAFFLAASAILTARFGARYAHGLSERGLKRAFGWFLIAVSLLLLLRPYLAPLGLVRGEAAQDLALLLAGAFTGFLSGMMGVGGGTVMVPAMVLLLGLPQHTAQGTSLLAMVPASLVGAYTHLRLGNVDLPLARALVPGVLLGTFLGGEAAHLLPEGALRLVFAAVLLWTGWRYVGPKR from the coding sequence ATGAACTTCCTGGTGGGTTTCCTGGGCGGGGCCTTCGGCGGGCTGGTGGGCCTGGGCGGGGGCACGGTGATGATCCCCCTCATGGTGGGGGTCCTAAAGCTCTCCCAGCACCGGGCCCACGGCACCAGCCTGGTGGCGGTCTTCTTCACCGGCCTCGTGGGGGCCCTCACCTACGCCCTCCAGGGCTCCCTTAGCCTGAAGGCCGCCTTTTTCCTGGCGGCGAGCGCCATCCTCACCGCCCGCTTCGGGGCCCGCTACGCCCATGGCCTTTCCGAGCGCGGCCTGAAACGGGCCTTTGGCTGGTTTCTCATCGCGGTAAGCCTCCTTCTCCTCCTGAGGCCCTACCTGGCCCCCCTGGGCCTGGTGCGGGGGGAGGCGGCGCAGGACCTCGCCCTCCTCCTCGCCGGGGCCTTCACCGGCTTCCTCTCGGGGATGATGGGGGTGGGCGGGGGGACGGTCATGGTCCCCGCCATGGTCCTCCTCCTGGGCCTGCCCCAGCACACCGCCCAGGGGACGAGCCTTCTCGCCATGGTGCCCGCCAGCCTGGTGGGGGCCTACACCCACCTCCGCCTGGGCAACGTGGACCTCCCCCTGGCCCGGGCCCTGGTGCCGGGGGTCCTCCTGGGGACCTTCCTGGGGGGGGAGGCCGCCCACCTCCTCCCCGAGGGGGCGCTGAGGCTGGTGTTCGCCGCGGTGCTCCTCTGGACGGGGTGGCGGTACGTGGGGCCTAAAAGGTAA
- a CDS encoding 2-hydroxyacid dehydrogenase: MKVLVTRTLPGKALDRLKEEGLEVLVHEGLFLPREELLRKVEGAFGLIPTVEDRIDAEVMDRAGPSLKVIACYSVGVDHVDLKAARKRGIRVTHTPDVLTEATADLTFALLLAVARRVVEGVDYARRGRWRAWHPELLLGLDLKGLTLGIVGMGRIGQAVAQRAEAFGLRIAYTSKEAKPLPYPFLPLEDLIREADILSLHTPLTPETHRLMDRRRLFSMKKGAILLNTARGALVDTEALVEALRGHLFGAGLDVTDPEPLPPGHPLYALPNAVITPHIGSAGVRTRARMAEVAVENLLAVLKGEEPPNPVA; encoded by the coding sequence GTGAAGGTCCTCGTTACCCGCACCCTTCCGGGAAAAGCCCTGGATCGGCTTAAGGAGGAGGGCCTCGAGGTTTTGGTCCACGAGGGCCTCTTCCTCCCCCGGGAGGAGCTCTTGCGGAAGGTGGAAGGGGCCTTTGGCCTCATCCCCACGGTGGAGGACCGGATAGACGCCGAGGTCATGGACCGCGCGGGGCCTAGCCTTAAGGTCATCGCCTGCTACAGCGTGGGGGTGGACCACGTGGACCTAAAGGCCGCCCGGAAGCGGGGCATCCGGGTCACCCACACCCCGGACGTCCTCACCGAGGCCACCGCGGACCTCACCTTCGCCCTCCTCCTCGCCGTGGCCCGGCGGGTGGTGGAGGGGGTGGACTACGCCCGAAGGGGGCGCTGGCGGGCCTGGCACCCCGAGCTCCTCCTGGGGCTGGACCTAAAGGGGCTCACCCTGGGGATCGTGGGCATGGGGCGCATCGGCCAGGCCGTGGCGCAAAGGGCCGAGGCCTTCGGCCTCCGCATCGCCTACACCAGCAAAGAGGCAAAGCCCCTCCCCTACCCCTTCCTTCCCCTGGAGGACCTCATCCGGGAAGCGGACATCCTAAGCCTCCACACCCCCCTCACCCCGGAAACCCACCGCCTGATGGACCGGAGGCGGCTTTTTTCCATGAAGAAGGGGGCCATCCTCCTGAACACCGCCCGCGGGGCCCTGGTGGACACCGAGGCCCTGGTGGAGGCCCTGAGGGGCCACCTCTTCGGGGCGGGGCTGGACGTGACGGACCCCGAGCCCCTGCCCCCAGGCCACCCCCTCTACGCCCTGCCCAACGCGGTGATCACCCCCCACATCGGCTCGGCCGGCGTGAGGACCCGGGCGCGCATGGCGGAGGTGGCGGTGGAAAACCTCCTGGCGGTCCTAAAGGGCGAGGAGCCCCCAAACCCGGTAGCATGA
- a CDS encoding type II toxin-antitoxin system VapC family toxin: protein MISLDTNLILAALDPKDIRHEDALSFLEATSSNLCVSLPVYAELRAGEGWPAVEAFLKGLHVQLHGEMPMAVWELAGERFGQYARKRRTTGLPRRILADFLIGAHALHHHLALATFDPVHYRVAFPELEVLP, encoded by the coding sequence ATGATCAGCCTGGACACCAACCTGATCCTAGCGGCCTTGGACCCGAAAGACATCCGTCACGAGGACGCGCTCTCTTTTCTTGAGGCCACCTCATCCAATCTGTGCGTTTCCTTGCCGGTCTACGCCGAGCTTAGGGCAGGCGAGGGTTGGCCCGCGGTGGAGGCCTTTTTGAAGGGCTTGCATGTCCAACTTCACGGAGAAATGCCCATGGCCGTTTGGGAGTTAGCTGGGGAACGCTTTGGCCAGTACGCCCGGAAAAGGCGCACCACCGGTCTTCCCCGCCGCATCCTTGCGGACTTTTTAATCGGAGCCCATGCTCTTCATCACCACCTGGCCCTAGCCACCTTTGACCCCGTTCACTACCGCGTGGCCTTTCCCGAACTGGAGGTATTGCCGTGA
- a CDS encoding AbrB/MazE/SpoVT family DNA-binding domain-containing protein — MAEVTVRSKFQITLPKEVRQALGLRPGEKLQVELVEGEIRLRPLRPSVRELLKNLQKTYPKELEALGRATEHDAVRYVRGLREG; from the coding sequence ATGGCCGAGGTTACCGTACGCTCCAAGTTCCAGATCACCCTTCCCAAGGAGGTGCGCCAGGCCCTCGGCCTCCGACCCGGGGAGAAGCTCCAGGTGGAGTTGGTGGAGGGGGAGATCCGCCTTCGCCCTCTACGCCCTTCGGTTAGGGAGCTCCTGAAGAACCTCCAGAAAACCTACCCAAAGGAGCTCGAGGCTCTGGGCAGAGCCACGGAGCACGACGCCGTACGGTACGTGCGGGGCCTTAGGGAAGGATGA
- a CDS encoding TldD/PmbA family protein, which translates to MTREEAKRYLLERARALGVEAELLFQEERELSLRARNGALEEIKEARQRGVGLRVVAEGRVGYAYTEELSPRALDWALEEARENALLSGKRGSLPEGRPLGSHDLLGEGLSAPLEAKKAKALELEKALREDPKVRAVLMGGYMEREAQALLASTKGLEGAYRTGFAALMGSFVMAEGESVKQGWDFKPSREFHALEPGRTALEFREKTARLLNAKPLRTGRYRAYLEPEAMGSLLMVFAQALSGKNALEGKSRLLGRLGERIASPLVTLVDDPLLEGGLLRRPFDDEGTPARRTVVVEKGVFKTFLHNRETAEALGQENTGHGARNYRGVLGVAPSNLYLEPLGNLAFTEGVLITEFMGLHAGANPVSLDFSLQALGLWVEEGGVRYAVENFAVSGNLLELLQGIEGVGSDLDWVFWGSAFGSPTVAVAELSFAGA; encoded by the coding sequence ATGACCAGGGAAGAGGCCAAGCGGTACCTCTTAGAGCGGGCCAGGGCCCTCGGGGTGGAGGCCGAGCTCCTCTTCCAGGAGGAGAGGGAGCTCTCCTTGAGGGCCAGGAACGGGGCCTTGGAGGAGATCAAGGAGGCCCGGCAACGGGGGGTGGGCCTGAGGGTGGTGGCGGAGGGCCGGGTGGGCTACGCCTACACGGAGGAGCTCTCCCCCAGGGCCCTGGACTGGGCCCTGGAGGAGGCCCGGGAGAACGCCCTCCTTTCGGGGAAAAGGGGCAGCCTCCCGGAAGGGCGCCCCTTGGGAAGCCATGACCTCCTGGGCGAGGGGCTTTCCGCCCCCTTAGAGGCCAAGAAGGCCAAGGCCCTGGAGCTGGAGAAGGCCCTCCGGGAAGACCCCAAGGTGCGGGCGGTCCTCATGGGGGGGTACATGGAGCGGGAGGCCCAGGCCCTCCTGGCGAGCACGAAGGGCCTGGAAGGGGCCTACCGCACGGGGTTTGCCGCCCTCATGGGCAGCTTCGTCATGGCCGAGGGGGAGAGCGTCAAGCAGGGCTGGGATTTTAAACCGAGCCGGGAGTTCCACGCCCTGGAGCCCGGGCGCACCGCTTTGGAGTTCCGGGAGAAGACGGCGAGGCTCCTCAACGCCAAGCCCTTAAGGACCGGGCGCTACCGGGCCTACCTGGAGCCCGAGGCCATGGGAAGCCTCCTCATGGTCTTCGCCCAGGCCCTTTCCGGGAAAAACGCCCTGGAGGGGAAAAGCCGCCTCCTTGGCCGGCTTGGGGAACGGATCGCGAGCCCCCTCGTGACCCTGGTGGACGACCCCCTTTTGGAAGGGGGCCTCCTCCGCCGCCCCTTTGACGACGAGGGCACCCCCGCGAGACGAACGGTGGTGGTGGAAAAGGGGGTCTTCAAGACCTTCCTCCACAACCGGGAGACCGCAGAGGCCCTGGGCCAGGAGAACACCGGCCACGGGGCCCGGAACTACCGGGGGGTCCTGGGGGTGGCCCCGAGCAACCTGTACCTGGAGCCCCTGGGCAACCTGGCCTTCACCGAAGGGGTCCTCATCACCGAGTTCATGGGCCTCCACGCAGGGGCCAACCCCGTCTCCCTGGACTTCTCCCTCCAGGCCTTGGGCCTTTGGGTGGAGGAGGGGGGGGTGCGGTACGCGGTGGAGAACTTCGCCGTGTCCGGGAACCTCCTGGAACTCCTCCAGGGGATAGAGGGCGTGGGAAGCGACCTGGACTGGGTCTTCTGGGGTTCGGCCTTCGGGAGCCCCACCGTGGCGGTGGCGGAGCTTTCCTTCGCGGGGGCGTAA
- a CDS encoding TldD/PmbA family protein, translated as MLEPEAVEAVLKRALSGGADFAEVYAERSLRRRMKVLSGRLEEALSGLDYGAGIRLFFGHEVVYAYTNDLSKEGLMEALETLLRAKGALGRVDEGGRGGLDFRKEAPKGLHAPKVPLSQKDKRYRLERLLEAEAGAKIAPEIRQVESSLLEWEQEVLIANTEGVWAEEKRVRTRLFVLAVAEDGGEVQTGYAGPGKSVGLELFELYPPKAVGEKAARQALTNLKARPAPAGTFPVVVGPGFGGVLFHEAVGHLLETTSVAKKASVLADKLGEAIASPAVTYIDDGTLPHAWGSTEIDDEGRPTERTVLIEGGILKAYMVDRLGHLLTGYPLSGSGRRQDYTFAPTSRMRNTFIAPGDKKPEELFEGIEFGLYAKEMGGGQVKPGSGEYNFAVQEGYIIRKGRIEEPVRGAMLVGKGPETLKKVVAVADDWENAPGMCGSLSGAVPVEVGQPHVLVSEIVVGGRA; from the coding sequence ATGCTAGAACCGGAGGCGGTGGAGGCCGTCTTAAAGCGGGCGCTTTCCGGCGGGGCCGACTTCGCCGAGGTCTACGCCGAGCGCTCCCTAAGGCGGCGGATGAAGGTCCTTTCGGGGAGGCTGGAGGAAGCCCTGAGCGGCCTGGACTACGGGGCGGGGATAAGGCTCTTCTTCGGGCACGAGGTGGTCTACGCCTACACCAACGACCTGAGCAAAGAAGGCCTTATGGAAGCCCTGGAAACCCTCCTAAGGGCCAAGGGGGCCCTGGGGCGGGTGGACGAGGGGGGAAGGGGGGGGCTGGACTTCCGCAAAGAGGCCCCTAAGGGCCTCCACGCCCCCAAGGTGCCCCTTTCCCAAAAGGACAAGCGCTACCGCCTGGAAAGGCTCTTGGAGGCCGAGGCCGGGGCCAAAATCGCCCCCGAGATCCGCCAGGTGGAATCTAGCCTCCTGGAGTGGGAGCAGGAGGTCCTCATCGCCAACACGGAAGGGGTGTGGGCGGAGGAGAAGCGGGTCCGCACCCGGCTTTTCGTCCTGGCGGTGGCCGAGGACGGGGGCGAGGTCCAAACCGGCTACGCCGGCCCCGGGAAGAGCGTGGGCCTGGAGCTCTTTGAGCTTTACCCCCCTAAGGCCGTGGGGGAAAAGGCGGCCAGGCAGGCCCTCACCAACCTAAAGGCCCGCCCCGCCCCCGCGGGCACCTTCCCGGTGGTGGTGGGCCCTGGGTTTGGCGGGGTGCTCTTCCACGAGGCGGTGGGCCACCTCCTGGAGACCACCAGCGTGGCCAAGAAGGCGAGCGTCCTTGCGGACAAGCTGGGGGAGGCCATCGCCAGCCCCGCGGTCACCTACATCGACGACGGCACCCTGCCCCACGCCTGGGGCTCCACGGAGATAGACGACGAGGGCCGGCCCACGGAGCGCACCGTGCTCATAGAAGGGGGCATCCTCAAGGCCTACATGGTGGACCGGCTGGGCCACCTCCTCACGGGCTACCCCCTCTCGGGCTCGGGCAGGCGGCAGGACTACACCTTCGCCCCCACCTCGAGGATGCGCAACACCTTCATCGCCCCTGGGGACAAGAAGCCCGAGGAGCTCTTTGAGGGCATTGAGTTCGGCCTCTACGCCAAGGAGATGGGGGGCGGGCAGGTGAAGCCGGGGAGCGGGGAGTACAACTTCGCGGTGCAGGAGGGGTACATCATCCGCAAGGGGCGCATCGAGGAGCCCGTGCGGGGGGCCATGCTGGTGGGCAAGGGCCCCGAGACCCTGAAAAAGGTGGTGGCGGTGGCGGACGACTGGGAAAACGCCCCCGGCATGTGCGGAAGCCTCTCCGGGGCGGTGCCCGTGGAGGTGGGCCAGCCCCACGTGCTGGTCTCGGAGATCGTGGTGGGGGGAAGGGCATGA